In Bacteroidota bacterium, the genomic stretch ATTGATTTAGATAAAATCAGTTGGCAGGAAAAAGAAATTCCGATTCCTTTGCCAAAGGATATTCATCGTATCAGAAAGTATAATATCTGGATGCTCATAAATAAAATTGAAGATTATTTTTTTACAGGTAGAAAATGAGAGTATTTTTAGCTACATATCAATCCGTAATGATGCTGAAAGGCGGTCCTCGCACTCAGGTACTTGAAACCAAAGCCGCGTTGGAAAAGTTGGGCGTGGAGGTGCATTTGTTCGATATGTGGCAAACACTTAAGAAAGGCGACTGCGATATATTGCACATTTTCGGCAGCGGAATATCTACTTACCATTTTACTCGTGAAGTGTCGAAGTTGGGAATTAAGTTAGTCGTGTCTCCGATCTTTTTCTCACGACACTCATCTCAATTTATAAAGCGGGTGTTGTGGTTCGACAAGACCGTTCTGAAAAAATTACGCGGCGTATGGACTGACTACGGATTCGTTTCCGAGATGTGCAAATGGGCTGATGCAGTTTTGCCGAACACGAAAAAAGAGGCAGAGCTAATTGAGTTAGGGCTTGGTGTCCAAAAAGAAAAAATCCATGTTGTTCCGAACGGCGTCAGCGAAAGGTTTTTAAATGCAGATCCCTCGCTGTTTGTTAAAACTTACGGCATCTCAAACTTTATTTTGAACGTGGGACATATCGGACCGGGAAGAAAGAATGTTTTGCGGCTTGTTCGCGCTTTAAACCGTCTTGATAAACCGGCTGTGATTATCGGCAGGATGGAGGCAGGAAAAGAGTTGGATGCGATTCGCAAAGAAGCAAGTAAACATATTTTATTATTGGATAACATCCCGAACGATTCTGATATGCTCGCTTCTGCGTATGCGGCTTGCGATGTATTTGTATTACCTTCTTTGTTCGAGACACCCGGTATTGCTGCGTTAGAAGCCGGACTTGCCGGCGCAAAAATAGTAATTACGAAATACGGTGGAACAGAAGAATACTTTGAGGATTTTGCTGAGTATGTTGAACCGACTTCGGCAGATTCAATTGGTGAAGGGATTAGAAAAGCCATTGAAAAACCAAGGGATGGGGGACTGACTAACCAAATTAGGGATAATTATTTATGGGCGAAGGTGGGGGAAATGACACTGAGTGCGTACAAGCTTCTATCTAACTGAAGATGAAATATTTTAAATTAGTTGTTA encodes the following:
- a CDS encoding glycosyltransferase; this encodes MRVFLATYQSVMMLKGGPRTQVLETKAALEKLGVEVHLFDMWQTLKKGDCDILHIFGSGISTYHFTREVSKLGIKLVVSPIFFSRHSSQFIKRVLWFDKTVLKKLRGVWTDYGFVSEMCKWADAVLPNTKKEAELIELGLGVQKEKIHVVPNGVSERFLNADPSLFVKTYGISNFILNVGHIGPGRKNVLRLVRALNRLDKPAVIIGRMEAGKELDAIRKEASKHILLLDNIPNDSDMLASAYAACDVFVLPSLFETPGIAALEAGLAGAKIVITKYGGTEEYFEDFAEYVEPTSADSIGEGIRKAIEKPRDGGLTNQIRDNYLWAKVGEMTLSAYKLLSN